The Pygocentrus nattereri isolate fPygNat1 chromosome 1, fPygNat1.pri, whole genome shotgun sequence genome window below encodes:
- the LOC119263246 gene encoding uncharacterized protein LOC119263246, with protein MVTARRTRGGLAGSKRWAALFTCMSTRATHIEVLESMDSSSFINALRRFFSVRGPAKQIRSDCGTNFVGACKELQIDTVTSDKEVQGYLSDNGCKWIFNPPHSSHMGGSWERLIGLTRRILDSMLLKVGPAKLTHEVLTTFMAEVSAILNARPLVPVSTDPDSPFILTPATLLTQKVGALPPPKGEFDKKDLYGKQWRQVQSLANTFWHRWRTEYLPTLQRRRKWEKEKRNLKEGDVVLLKNDQLQRNDWHMGIIIKTFPSADGRVRKVEIKTAKDGSSKTFLRPVSEVVLLLSPETD; from the coding sequence ATGGTCACGGCACGGCGGACCAGAGGAGGGCTGGCTGGCAGCAAAAGATGGGCTGCGCTTTTTACGTGTATGAGCACCAGGGCCACACATATAGAAGTACTGGAGTCAATGGACTCTTCAAGCTTCATTAACGCTCTACGACGGTTCTTCTCAGTCAGGGGGCCAGCGAAACAGATCAGAAGCGATTGTGGTACCAATTTCGTCGGGGCCTGTAAGGAGTTGCAGATCGACACTGTGACCAGCGACAAAGAGGTGCAAGGATATCTCAGTGACAATGGGTGTAAGTGGATCTTCAACCCACCACACTCTTCACACATGGGGGGCAGTTGGGAGCGGCTAATTGGACTGACAAGGCGTATCCTGGACTCTATGCTGTTGAAGGTCGGCCCAGCTAAGCTCACACATGAGGTCCTGACTACATTCATGGCGGAGGTCTCTGCTATCCTCAACGCCCGTCCTCTGGTTCCTGTGTCCACAGACCCTGACTCCCCATTCATCCTGACACCAGCGACACTTCTCACACAGAAAGTCGGAGCCCTTCCTCCTCCCAAGGGTGAATTTGACAAGAAGGACCTCTATGGCAAGCAGTGGAGGCAGGTCCAAAGCCTCGCCAACACCTTTTGGCATCGATGGAGGACTGAGTACCTTCCCACTCTGCAGAGACGCAGGAAGTGGGAAAAGGAGAAACGGAATCTGAAAGAAGGAGATGTCGTCCTCTTGAAAAATGATCAGTTGCAGAGAAACGACTGGCACATGGGTATCATCATCAAGACCTTCCCTAGCGCAGACGGGAGGGTAAGGAAGGTGGAGATCAAGACTGCAAAGGATGGGTCAAGCAAGACCTTTCTGCGACCTGTCTCAGAGGTCGTCCTACTCCTCTCCCCAGAGACTGACTAG